Proteins encoded together in one Myxococcales bacterium window:
- a CDS encoding DUF3570 domain-containing protein → MTSRALLKLLPFAAAVSLLLVAVPAAAGEDAAVQKIVQDTMNEDYPGSLGPAKKKLSDALALCIRKGCTGPVKAQVHVSLGQVASQLGQGDEAKSQFSAALKADPNAKLPSTGVTPNIKSQWDEVAKAAAPAAAGGDDPGPAIDDSKVPEGWTSKEAFKLALEGLKADQAGNLELCIQKDQESLKLDEQPRTRLHLASCENRSGKLVEATKNAQKALEVGLQKRDAGVMKVARQRVKDLLERIPHVTFQPPAGVADLVVKFDERPVPTDALTKKFSVNPGKHQVVAEGLVNGLPATFEQEIDVKERELVTVAITLKPQGGAVSPSQIKCMLQAKTQEEVQKCLPQNTKNTVIRLGLDFSGYADTNSVYVVSPGINASVVSPTSGWNIGGNFLIDAVSAASPDIVSTASPPFRERRYAGGLGGGYKPGLYGVQVSGNVSSEPDYLSVTGGGAVTADLNDKLITPRIGYSFTSDRIYRGPPSESGDPGNSRLFTTHEVELGVTFVLSPTAVLLVGGTLQFERGDQSKPYRYIPTFDPIAVQPFVPNGATIDLVNKYRTPLRPLEQLPTERDRYAFGFRLNKRIGNSTLRLEERLYFDTWLQKATTTDIRYMVDLTRRLRLWPHVRIHAQTAANFYQLAYGALAAGSDLTTLFTYRSSDRELSPMVSATLGGGVRIALGSLEGDVRYGLSFVGDLLYSRYFKALFLTARTGVYGTVAFDAEF, encoded by the coding sequence GTGACGTCACGAGCCCTGCTCAAGCTCCTGCCCTTCGCGGCGGCCGTAAGCCTCTTGCTCGTGGCGGTCCCCGCCGCCGCCGGAGAAGACGCGGCCGTCCAGAAGATCGTTCAAGACACCATGAACGAGGACTACCCGGGTAGCCTCGGTCCAGCCAAAAAGAAGCTGTCCGACGCCCTCGCGCTCTGCATCCGCAAGGGGTGCACGGGGCCCGTCAAGGCGCAGGTTCACGTGTCGCTCGGGCAGGTCGCGTCCCAGCTCGGTCAGGGCGACGAAGCCAAGAGCCAGTTCTCGGCGGCCCTCAAAGCGGACCCGAACGCGAAGCTCCCGTCCACGGGCGTGACACCGAACATCAAGTCGCAGTGGGACGAGGTCGCCAAGGCCGCCGCCCCGGCCGCCGCGGGAGGAGACGACCCCGGCCCCGCCATCGACGACAGCAAAGTCCCCGAAGGGTGGACGAGCAAAGAGGCGTTCAAGCTCGCCCTCGAGGGCCTCAAGGCCGACCAGGCCGGCAACCTCGAGCTCTGCATCCAGAAGGACCAAGAGTCTCTCAAGCTCGACGAGCAGCCGCGCACGCGCCTCCACTTGGCCTCGTGCGAGAACCGCTCGGGCAAGCTCGTCGAGGCCACGAAGAACGCCCAGAAGGCCCTCGAGGTCGGCCTCCAGAAGCGCGACGCCGGCGTGATGAAGGTCGCCCGTCAGCGCGTGAAGGATCTGCTCGAGCGCATCCCGCACGTCACGTTCCAACCTCCGGCGGGCGTCGCCGACCTCGTCGTCAAGTTCGACGAGCGCCCCGTCCCGACCGACGCGCTCACCAAGAAGTTCAGCGTCAACCCTGGCAAACACCAGGTCGTGGCCGAAGGCCTCGTGAACGGCCTCCCCGCCACGTTCGAGCAAGAGATCGACGTGAAGGAGCGCGAGCTCGTCACGGTCGCCATCACGTTGAAGCCGCAGGGCGGCGCCGTGAGCCCGTCGCAGATCAAGTGCATGCTGCAGGCAAAGACCCAGGAGGAGGTGCAGAAGTGCCTCCCGCAGAACACCAAGAACACGGTGATTCGCCTGGGCCTCGACTTCAGCGGGTACGCCGACACGAACTCGGTCTACGTCGTGTCGCCGGGCATCAACGCGTCGGTCGTCTCGCCGACGTCGGGCTGGAACATCGGCGGCAACTTCCTCATCGACGCCGTGAGCGCGGCCTCGCCCGACATCGTGTCGACGGCCTCGCCGCCCTTCCGCGAGCGAAGGTACGCCGGCGGCCTCGGCGGCGGGTACAAACCCGGTCTCTACGGCGTGCAGGTGTCGGGCAACGTCTCGTCCGAGCCCGACTACCTCTCGGTCACGGGCGGCGGCGCCGTCACGGCCGACCTCAACGACAAGCTCATCACGCCCCGCATCGGGTACTCGTTCACGAGCGACCGCATCTACCGCGGTCCTCCGTCCGAGTCGGGCGATCCCGGCAACTCGCGCCTCTTCACCACGCACGAGGTCGAGCTCGGCGTCACGTTCGTGCTCTCGCCCACGGCCGTGCTCCTCGTCGGCGGCACGCTCCAGTTCGAGCGCGGCGACCAGTCGAAGCCCTACCGCTACATCCCCACCTTCGACCCGATCGCGGTGCAGCCGTTCGTCCCCAATGGCGCCACGATCGACCTCGTGAACAAGTACCGCACGCCGCTCCGCCCGCTCGAGCAGCTCCCGACCGAGCGCGACCGCTACGCCTTCGGTTTCCGCCTCAACAAGCGCATCGGCAACTCGACCTTGCGCCTCGAAGAGCGCCTCTACTTCGACACGTGGCTGCAGAAGGCGACGACCACGGACATCCGTTACATGGTCGACCTCACGCGCCGCCTGCGCCTCTGGCCGCACGTGCGCATCCACGCCCAGACGGCGGCGAACTTCTATCAGCTCGCCTACGGCGCCCTCGCGGCCGGCAGCGATCTGACCACGCTCTTCACGTACCGCTCGAGCGACCGCGAGCTCTCGCCCATGGTCTCGGCCACGCTCGGCGGCGGCGTGCGCATCGCGCTCGGCTCGCTCGAAGGCGACGTCCGCTACGGGCTGAGCTTCGTCGGCGATCTTCTCTACTCGCGCTACTTCAAGGCGCTCTTCCTCACGGCCCGAACGGGCGTTTATGGAACGGTCGCGTTCGACGCGGAGTTCTGA
- a CDS encoding DUF4266 domain-containing protein: MQNTLARRIGNVVLALGALVALSSTVGCVKVAPYERGTLAHPTMVTDDMAIGVDAHVRGVSEGASGGLGGGGGGCGCN; encoded by the coding sequence ATGCAGAACACCCTCGCTCGTCGCATCGGAAACGTCGTGCTCGCCCTCGGGGCTCTCGTCGCCCTGTCGTCGACCGTCGGCTGCGTGAAGGTGGCTCCCTACGAGCGCGGCACGCTCGCGCACCCCACCATGGTCACCGACGACATGGCCATCGGCGTCGACGCCCACGTGCGCGGCGTGTCCGAGGGCGCGTCGGGCGGCCTCGGCGGCGGTGGCGGCGGCTGCGGCTGCAACTGA
- a CDS encoding NAD(P)H-quinone oxidoreductase encodes MRAAVIREGSLVVEDRPEPEPGVGEVRVRVHASAVNRADLIQIRGMYPAPKDAVQDVPGLEYAGVVDAVGPKVFGVAVGDRVFGLVGGGAYAESLVVHAETCVPVPEGVELVEAAALPEAYLTAYDAMVSQAGLAAGETLLVHAVGSGVGTAALQIARAVGATAIGTARTQAKLEDARAMGLEHGIAVENARFAEAVLAATGGRGVDVVLDLVGGPYVNESLACMAPKGRLVLVGLLAGAHGELDLGAILRKRLSIRGTVMRSRPLEEKLGAARVLARHLAPLFASRRLTPVIHKEFSLDEANEALALVAQNEGFGKVVLRCHPGGG; translated from the coding sequence ATGCGCGCCGCCGTCATTCGTGAAGGGTCCCTCGTCGTCGAAGATCGCCCCGAGCCCGAGCCGGGCGTCGGTGAGGTGCGTGTGCGTGTGCACGCGTCGGCGGTGAACCGCGCCGACCTCATCCAGATTCGCGGCATGTATCCCGCGCCGAAGGACGCGGTGCAGGACGTGCCCGGGCTCGAGTATGCGGGCGTCGTCGACGCCGTGGGGCCGAAGGTCTTCGGCGTGGCCGTGGGCGACCGGGTCTTCGGCCTCGTGGGCGGCGGCGCGTACGCCGAGTCGCTCGTGGTGCACGCCGAGACGTGTGTTCCCGTCCCCGAGGGCGTCGAGCTCGTCGAGGCCGCGGCCCTGCCCGAGGCCTACCTCACCGCCTACGACGCGATGGTGTCGCAGGCCGGGCTCGCGGCAGGGGAGACCTTGCTCGTGCACGCGGTGGGGAGCGGCGTCGGCACGGCGGCCCTCCAGATCGCGCGCGCGGTCGGGGCCACGGCCATCGGCACGGCGCGCACCCAGGCCAAGCTCGAAGACGCGCGCGCCATGGGCCTCGAGCACGGCATCGCCGTCGAGAACGCGCGCTTCGCCGAGGCCGTGCTCGCCGCGACGGGAGGGCGCGGGGTCGACGTGGTGCTCGACCTCGTGGGCGGCCCGTACGTGAACGAGTCGCTCGCGTGCATGGCGCCGAAGGGACGGCTCGTGCTCGTGGGGTTGCTCGCGGGCGCGCACGGCGAGCTCGACCTCGGCGCCATCTTGCGAAAGCGCCTCTCGATCCGCGGCACCGTGATGCGCTCGCGCCCGCTCGAAGAGAAGCTCGGGGCAGCGAGGGTGCTCGCCCGACACCTCGCCCCGCTCTTCGCGAGCCGCAGGCTAACTCCAGTCATCCACAAAGAATTTTCGCTCGACGAGGCGAACGAGGCGCTCGCGCTCGTGGCCCAGAACGAGGGCTTCGGCAAGGTCGTGCTGCGCTGCCACCCCGGCGGCGGGTGA
- a CDS encoding tRNA (cytidine(34)-2'-O)-methyltransferase, giving the protein MLVEPEIPPNTGSIARLCAATKSPLHLVGKLGFRIDEHAVRRAGVDYWHLVDVVHHADFDAFLGAFTAASPEGKLHLFTTTATSSFTAPRFSPGDALVFGKESVGLPDELVARFADRAVGIPTIGAVRSLNLANAAGIALFEALRQAGTFDATFLG; this is encoded by the coding sequence GTGCTCGTCGAGCCCGAGATCCCGCCCAACACGGGCAGCATCGCGCGTCTCTGCGCGGCGACGAAGAGCCCTCTCCACCTCGTGGGCAAGCTCGGGTTCCGCATCGACGAGCACGCCGTGCGCCGCGCGGGGGTCGACTATTGGCACCTCGTCGACGTCGTGCACCACGCCGACTTCGACGCCTTCCTCGGCGCGTTCACGGCCGCTTCGCCCGAGGGCAAGCTGCACCTCTTCACCACCACGGCCACCTCGTCGTTCACCGCGCCGCGCTTCTCCCCGGGGGACGCGCTCGTGTTCGGCAAAGAGAGCGTGGGCCTCCCCGACGAGCTCGTCGCCCGCTTCGCCGATCGCGCCGTGGGCATCCCCACGATCGGCGCCGTGCGCTCCTTGAACCTCGCGAACGCCGCGGGCATCGCGCTCTTCGAGGCGCTCCGCCAAGCCGGCACCTTCGACGCGACCTTCCTGGGCTGA
- a CDS encoding bestrophin family protein, giving the protein MIVYESTHWLGMVVRVHGSVVKRIWPRFVVTTAIAAALTWLQRDPRFHMSLTVPPFVITGLPLGIILGFRNSSSYDRYWDGRKLWGALTNQCRSLVRQLHTLFDAPEGASPEELEALAALRKEMTYRLVGFVLALRLHLRREKDPALLAPYLPPEELAALAEESSPPAALLHRLGLDLRHAARSGLVDKLHVPAIDATLSALTDVVGGCERIKNTPTPISYIIFIHRAVAVYAVLLPFGLVDTVHAFTPVVVFFISYAFFSLDAIGDELDDPFRRSDNALPLDTLSRNIEIFARRRLGEKDVPEPLAPVNGVLR; this is encoded by the coding sequence ATGATCGTCTACGAGAGCACCCACTGGCTCGGCATGGTCGTGCGCGTGCACGGCAGCGTCGTGAAGCGCATCTGGCCGAGGTTCGTGGTGACCACGGCCATCGCCGCGGCGCTCACGTGGCTCCAGCGTGATCCGCGCTTTCATATGTCGCTCACGGTGCCGCCGTTCGTCATCACGGGGCTCCCGCTCGGCATCATCTTGGGCTTTCGGAACTCGTCGTCGTACGACCGCTACTGGGACGGGCGAAAGCTCTGGGGCGCGCTCACGAACCAGTGCCGCTCGCTCGTGCGCCAGCTCCACACCCTCTTCGACGCACCCGAAGGCGCGAGCCCCGAAGAGCTCGAGGCCCTCGCGGCCCTGCGCAAAGAGATGACGTACAGGCTCGTCGGCTTCGTGCTCGCGCTCCGCCTCCACCTCCGCCGCGAGAAGGACCCGGCGCTCCTCGCCCCCTACCTCCCGCCCGAAGAGCTCGCGGCCCTCGCCGAAGAGTCCTCACCGCCGGCGGCGCTCCTCCACCGGCTCGGCCTCGACCTCCGCCACGCCGCGCGTTCGGGCCTCGTCGACAAGCTCCACGTGCCCGCCATCGACGCGACGCTCTCGGCCCTGACGGACGTGGTCGGCGGCTGCGAGCGCATCAAGAACACACCGACGCCGATCAGCTACATCATCTTCATCCACCGGGCCGTCGCCGTGTACGCGGTGCTGCTCCCGTTCGGCCTCGTCGACACGGTGCACGCCTTCACGCCGGTGGTCGTCTTCTTCATCTCGTATGCCTTCTTCAGCCTGGACGCGATCGGCGACGAGCTCGACGATCCGTTCCGCCGCTCCGACAACGCCCTCCCGCTCGACACCCTCTCGCGCAACATCGAGATCTTCGCCCGGAGGCGCCTCGGCGAAAAAGACGTGCCCGAGCCCCTCGCGCCCGTGAATGGGGTGTTGCGGTAG